In the Alteromonas sp. M12 genome, one interval contains:
- the bamA gene encoding outer membrane protein assembly factor BamA: MKFKQLVVAGFIWSSASLALAATDQEFVVSDIKVEGLQRVALGAALTYLPVQVGDTMNSFRSAQLIRSLYSSTHFESIEILRDGTTLVVKVKERPTISNIIFDGNDDIKDEQLQESLDGNNIRVGEPLDKTVLTGIENGLKDFFYSIGKYNADVSAIVTPLPRNRVDLKLLFEEGDSAKIQQINIVGNEVFSDAELLRQMELKFDTPWWDFLSETRYQKQTLSGDMETLRSYYLDRGYLRYQVDSTQVSMTPEKDGIYVTMNISEGEQYTISEVDLIGDLLGNEEYMRAVLPLTAGELYNQAEVTYTEEFFSKYLGRFGYAYPTVTTIPEINDEDKTVKLTLSVDPGKRIYVNRITFEGNTVTADEVLRQSVSQMEGTWLSNSSLESSKNNLSRLTYMEEVDFETVRLPGEDDKVDVVYKVKEQPSGSFNAGVGYGDRTKLSLQAGIQQDNFLGTGKRLAFNVSTVSYQKSVQLSYTDPYFTIDGISLGGNISYSEFDAGSANLVQYNSKQYTVGINAGYPINEFNRINFGLSYSDVELSRRSNYEQTDRFYNQFVNEDDPDAPIDYSSFLASVSWTRSTLNRGIFPTAGSSQSASFSITTPNSDVNYFKSIFDTKFYFPLTRDQRWSVLTRLRAGYGNGYGETNGIEQILPFTQNFTAGGSDTLRGFENNTVGPRGVQLSPTSITGPDGETILLGPESDRVAVSSRSLGGNAMLLGGVELIVPTPFVGEEFDNSVRSSLFLDAGNVWDTEFDYSLYRDLDQISEDPVADYGDWTRYRASYGVSVQWLSPMGPMVFSFSRALQERVGDDVKFFSFNIGQTF; the protein is encoded by the coding sequence ATGAAGTTTAAACAGTTAGTTGTAGCCGGATTCATATGGTCCAGTGCTAGCTTAGCCTTAGCTGCTACAGACCAAGAGTTCGTCGTATCCGACATCAAAGTTGAAGGTTTACAAAGGGTTGCTTTGGGAGCCGCGCTGACCTATCTGCCTGTGCAAGTCGGTGACACTATGAATAGTTTCCGTTCGGCTCAGTTAATTCGTAGCCTGTATTCATCTACTCACTTTGAAAGTATCGAAATTCTTCGTGATGGCACCACTTTGGTTGTGAAAGTCAAAGAGCGTCCAACCATCAGTAATATTATCTTTGACGGCAATGACGATATAAAAGATGAGCAGTTGCAAGAAAGTCTTGATGGCAACAACATCCGCGTGGGTGAGCCGTTGGATAAAACGGTTTTAACCGGTATCGAAAATGGCTTAAAAGACTTTTTCTACAGTATTGGTAAATACAATGCTGATGTCAGCGCCATTGTCACGCCATTGCCTCGTAACCGAGTTGATTTGAAGCTGTTGTTTGAAGAAGGCGACTCTGCAAAAATTCAACAAATTAACATTGTCGGTAATGAAGTCTTCTCTGACGCTGAGTTGTTAAGACAAATGGAGTTAAAGTTCGATACACCGTGGTGGGACTTTTTATCTGAAACCCGTTATCAAAAACAAACTCTCTCTGGTGATATGGAAACGTTACGAAGCTACTACCTAGACCGCGGTTATTTGCGCTATCAGGTAGACTCAACGCAAGTATCTATGACCCCGGAAAAAGATGGTATTTATGTCACAATGAATATCTCTGAAGGTGAGCAATACACTATTTCTGAAGTAGACCTAATTGGTGACCTATTGGGTAACGAAGAATACATGCGCGCTGTATTACCGCTTACCGCTGGTGAGTTATATAACCAAGCAGAAGTAACCTACACAGAAGAGTTCTTCAGTAAATATTTAGGTCGTTTTGGATATGCGTATCCGACAGTAACCACGATCCCTGAAATTAATGATGAAGACAAAACTGTTAAATTGACGCTATCTGTCGATCCTGGAAAACGTATTTACGTGAACCGCATTACCTTCGAAGGTAATACAGTGACTGCCGATGAGGTTTTACGTCAGTCGGTCAGTCAAATGGAAGGTACTTGGCTTTCGAACAGTTCTTTGGAATCGTCTAAGAATAACTTGTCACGTTTGACCTACATGGAAGAAGTGGATTTTGAAACCGTCCGTTTACCAGGTGAAGATGACAAAGTTGATGTGGTATATAAAGTTAAAGAACAACCTTCTGGTTCATTTAATGCTGGTGTGGGTTACGGTGATAGAACCAAACTTAGCCTGCAAGCCGGTATTCAACAGGACAACTTCTTAGGTACAGGTAAACGATTGGCATTCAATGTTAGTACTGTATCTTACCAAAAGAGTGTGCAACTTTCCTACACAGACCCTTATTTCACTATTGATGGAATTAGTTTGGGCGGAAATATTTCATATAGTGAATTCGATGCTGGAAGTGCAAACCTTGTACAATACAACAGTAAACAATACACCGTTGGAATAAACGCTGGTTATCCAATTAATGAATTCAACCGAATTAATTTTGGCTTGAGTTATAGTGATGTAGAGTTATCTCGTCGCAGTAACTATGAACAGACAGACCGTTTTTACAACCAATTTGTGAATGAAGATGATCCAGATGCACCTATTGATTACTCTAGTTTCCTAGCATCTGTATCTTGGACTCGTAGTACTCTAAACCGAGGGATTTTCCCAACGGCTGGTTCGTCACAAAGCGCATCCTTTAGCATTACTACTCCTAATTCTGATGTAAATTATTTCAAATCGATTTTTGATACTAAATTCTACTTCCCGCTTACCCGTGATCAAAGATGGTCAGTGCTTACTCGATTGCGCGCAGGTTACGGTAACGGTTATGGTGAAACAAATGGCATAGAACAGATATTGCCATTCACTCAAAACTTTACGGCCGGTGGTAGTGATACCTTACGCGGATTCGAAAATAACACTGTTGGACCTCGTGGCGTACAATTGTCACCCACAAGTATTACCGGACCAGACGGTGAAACTATCTTGTTAGGTCCTGAATCTGACCGGGTTGCAGTATCTTCTCGTTCCTTAGGTGGTAACGCGATGTTGCTCGGTGGTGTAGAATTAATTGTACCTACTCCGTTTGTTGGCGAAGAGTTTGATAATTCAGTGCGTTCAAGCTTGTTTCTTGATGCCGGTAATGTGTGGGATACTGAATTCGACTATAGCTTATATCGTGATCTAGATCAGATTAGTGAAGACCCTGTCGCAGATTACGGCGATTGGACTCGCTATAGAGCTTCTTACGGAGTTTCTGTACAATGGTTATCACCAATGGGTCCAATGGTCTTTAGTTTCTCTAGAGCTTTGCAAGAACGTGTTGGGGATGATGTGAAATTCTTCTCTTTCAACATTGGACAAACATTTTAA
- a CDS encoding OmpH family outer membrane protein, translating to MKQVFKTLVVTALLSSALLSSVAYAEQKIAVVSREAVIQQMPQAIASQQALQIEFKDEGSKVDAMRQKIATDLESLKKNAPTMSEAQIKAEQERLQAANTEFEALAKPLQEKLQKRRQEENTKIVTMLQQAIQAVVNEENIDMVLDRQAVVFATPQYDISEKVLKKVSQMK from the coding sequence TTGAAACAAGTATTTAAAACCTTAGTCGTTACTGCACTTTTGAGCAGTGCTTTATTAAGTTCAGTAGCTTACGCAGAACAGAAAATTGCTGTTGTAAGTCGCGAGGCGGTAATTCAGCAAATGCCACAAGCGATTGCTAGTCAGCAAGCTTTGCAAATTGAATTTAAAGACGAAGGTTCAAAAGTAGATGCGATGCGTCAAAAGATAGCCACTGATCTTGAGTCGCTTAAGAAAAACGCACCGACTATGAGTGAAGCACAAATTAAAGCTGAACAAGAGCGTTTACAAGCAGCTAACACTGAATTTGAAGCGCTAGCTAAACCTTTGCAAGAAAAGCTACAAAAACGTAGACAAGAAGAAAACACCAAAATCGTTACTATGCTACAACAAGCTATCCAAGCAGTTGTAAATGAAGAAAATATCGACATGGTTCTAGATAGACAAGCGGTTGTATTCGCTACTCCTCAATACGATATCTCAGAGAAAGTATTGAAAAAAGTTAGTCAAATGAAATAA
- the lpxD gene encoding UDP-3-O-(3-hydroxymyristoyl)glucosamine N-acyltransferase, translated as MQSLSLKQLADLIGASIHLSGNDTEDTQINSLSTLANAGIGQISFLANSKYRSHLADTRAQAVILHPDELSHCPCTALVHPNPYVGFALVAQALDTTPAAASGIHPTAVIGQDAKLGNNVSVGANAVIESGVVLGDDVQVGAGTFVGKNCQLGNRTKLWANVTVYHDSVIGEDCLVQSATVIGSDGFGYANDKGKWIKIPQLGRVIIGNRVEIGASTTIDRGALEDTIIGDGVILDNQLQIAHNVEIGENTAMAACSVIAGSTKLGKNCSVAGLCGFNGHIEVCDNSHFTGMSMITKSITEPGLYSSGMPAVPNLEWRKNAVQFKKITSLAQRVKVLEKQQSTK; from the coding sequence ATGCAGTCACTCAGTTTAAAACAATTGGCAGATCTTATTGGTGCATCTATCCATTTATCTGGCAATGATACTGAGGATACCCAAATTAATAGTTTGAGTACCTTGGCGAATGCAGGCATTGGTCAGATTTCCTTTTTAGCCAATAGCAAGTATCGTAGTCACCTGGCTGACACTAGAGCACAAGCGGTTATTTTACATCCAGACGAGTTATCCCATTGTCCTTGCACTGCACTAGTTCATCCAAATCCATACGTGGGATTTGCATTGGTAGCACAGGCCCTTGATACGACTCCGGCTGCGGCATCAGGTATCCATCCAACAGCCGTTATCGGCCAAGACGCAAAACTTGGTAATAACGTGAGTGTGGGAGCCAATGCTGTGATTGAATCAGGCGTGGTTTTAGGCGATGACGTGCAAGTTGGTGCAGGTACTTTTGTAGGCAAAAACTGTCAACTAGGTAACAGAACTAAACTTTGGGCAAATGTCACCGTTTATCACGATTCGGTAATCGGCGAAGATTGCTTAGTGCAATCTGCTACTGTTATTGGTAGTGACGGTTTTGGATACGCTAACGATAAAGGTAAGTGGATTAAGATCCCTCAGTTGGGACGAGTCATTATTGGTAATCGTGTCGAGATTGGCGCTAGTACTACTATCGATCGCGGTGCTCTTGAAGATACAATTATCGGCGATGGGGTGATACTGGATAATCAATTGCAAATTGCCCATAACGTAGAAATAGGTGAAAACACTGCTATGGCAGCGTGTTCAGTTATTGCTGGCAGTACCAAATTGGGTAAAAATTGTAGCGTTGCAGGATTGTGCGGTTTTAACGGACATATTGAAGTTTGTGATAACTCTCATTTTACTGGAATGAGTATGATTACCAAGAGCATAACCGAACCTGGTTTATATTCCTCAGGTATGCCGGCGGTGCCCAATCTTGAGTGGCGTAAAAATGCAGTTCAATTCAAAAAAATAACGTCTCTTGCTCAACGTGTCAAAGTTTTAGAGAAACAACAATCTACAAAGTAA
- the fabZ gene encoding 3-hydroxyacyl-ACP dehydratase FabZ, whose amino-acid sequence MADNLNTIEIEEIMELLPHRYPFLLIDRVTEYVLGETIKAYKNVTFNEPCFTGHFPGKPIFPGVLILEAMAQAAGILGFKTAGNSDELYLYAGIDNARFKRPVVPGDRLDFDVCVVKEKRGIWKFKGVASVDGQEACVAEFMCAMRKM is encoded by the coding sequence TTGGCCGACAATTTGAACACCATCGAAATCGAAGAAATCATGGAGCTTTTACCCCATAGATATCCATTTCTATTGATTGATAGAGTAACTGAATATGTTTTAGGCGAAACGATTAAAGCCTATAAAAATGTTACCTTTAATGAACCTTGTTTCACAGGTCATTTCCCTGGAAAACCCATATTCCCTGGTGTTTTAATTCTTGAAGCAATGGCACAAGCTGCGGGCATATTAGGGTTTAAAACTGCGGGAAATAGTGATGAGTTATACCTTTATGCTGGTATCGACAACGCACGCTTTAAGCGCCCTGTAGTTCCTGGCGATAGATTAGATTTCGACGTGTGTGTTGTGAAAGAGAAGCGCGGTATATGGAAATTTAAAGGCGTTGCCAGTGTGGACGGTCAAGAAGCTTGTGTTGCTGAATTTATGTGTGCAATGAGGAAAATGTAA
- the lpxA gene encoding acyl-ACP--UDP-N-acetylglucosamine O-acyltransferase, with protein MIHETAIVHPSAKLAADVQVGPYSVIGEDVEIGSGTVVESHVVIKGPCTIGKNNRFFQFGSIGEECQDKKYAGEKTRLEIGDNNVFRECVTIHRGTVQDKSLTKIGSNNLFMAYAHVAHDCVVGDDNIFANNATLAGHVHVGNYVILGGNTAVHQFCHIGSNSFTGGGGIILRDIPPFVMINGIDNTPAGINSEGLRRRGYDKEVIMSIKRAYKVLYRNGNRAEEAVQELRKMAETTKEVGLMADFVANSARGIIR; from the coding sequence GTGATCCATGAAACAGCTATTGTGCACCCGTCTGCTAAGTTAGCAGCAGACGTTCAAGTTGGTCCATATTCCGTCATTGGTGAAGATGTCGAGATAGGAAGTGGAACGGTTGTCGAGTCACATGTGGTCATTAAGGGACCATGTACTATTGGTAAAAACAATCGTTTTTTCCAGTTTGGTTCGATTGGTGAAGAATGCCAGGATAAAAAGTATGCTGGTGAAAAAACCCGATTAGAAATTGGTGACAACAATGTTTTTCGGGAATGTGTGACTATCCATCGTGGTACGGTTCAAGATAAATCACTGACCAAAATAGGCTCAAACAATTTATTTATGGCTTACGCACATGTGGCGCATGATTGTGTTGTTGGAGATGATAACATCTTTGCTAACAATGCGACCCTTGCTGGTCATGTACATGTTGGCAACTACGTTATCTTAGGTGGTAACACGGCTGTGCACCAGTTCTGCCATATTGGCTCTAACAGTTTTACTGGTGGCGGTGGCATCATATTACGTGATATCCCTCCCTTTGTTATGATCAATGGTATCGACAATACGCCGGCAGGAATTAACTCCGAAGGGTTGCGTCGCAGAGGCTATGATAAAGAGGTAATAATGAGTATTAAACGTGCTTATAAAGTACTTTATCGGAACGGCAATCGTGCCGAAGAAGCCGTTCAAGAGTTACGCAAAATGGCCGAAACCACAAAAGAAGTGGGATTAATGGCTGATTTTGTAGCAAACTCTGCCCGAGGAATAATCCGCTAA
- the lpxB gene encoding lipid-A-disaccharide synthase, producing the protein MSKRPLKIAIVAGEASGDVLAAGMMKQILAIHPDAQFTGIAGPNMLEQGCETLFEMEELSVMGIVEVLSRIRRLLFIRKTVLQHFTDNPPDVFIGVDAPDFNLPLEKKLKKLGVKTVHYVSPTVWAWRENRIYGIAEATNLVLSIFPFEKAVYDKHGFPCQYVGHTMADDIELYPDQTLARQQLDGVTLSKDAKVLALLPGSRAGEVNMLLEVFLQSASKVCTTVSELHVVIPAVNEVRKSQIEAIVSAFKSLPEYPQNMHISVLMRQSRNVMIASDAILLASGTASLEAMLCKRPMVVAYRLKWLTHQIMKAMYKPNYFSLPNVLADKPIVPELLQEQVNPETISEYLIPMFAGDSVKIPEEFVGLHEMLKQDADKQAAAAVLKLIGTEYE; encoded by the coding sequence ATGTCTAAGCGTCCTTTGAAAATTGCTATCGTTGCCGGAGAAGCCTCTGGCGACGTGTTAGCTGCGGGTATGATGAAACAGATTTTGGCAATTCACCCCGATGCACAGTTTACAGGAATTGCCGGTCCTAATATGCTTGAGCAAGGTTGCGAAACCTTGTTTGAAATGGAAGAACTTTCTGTGATGGGGATAGTAGAGGTACTGTCCCGTATTCGCCGATTACTGTTTATTCGAAAAACCGTCCTGCAACATTTTACCGATAATCCCCCCGATGTCTTTATCGGAGTGGATGCCCCTGATTTTAATCTGCCGTTAGAAAAGAAACTAAAAAAACTTGGGGTCAAAACCGTCCATTACGTCAGTCCTACTGTGTGGGCTTGGCGGGAAAATAGAATTTATGGGATTGCTGAAGCGACTAACTTAGTACTCAGTATTTTTCCATTCGAAAAAGCCGTTTACGACAAACATGGATTCCCTTGCCAATATGTTGGCCATACTATGGCGGATGATATTGAGCTTTACCCCGATCAAACTCTAGCTCGCCAACAACTTGATGGCGTAACGTTAAGCAAAGACGCAAAAGTGCTGGCGTTGCTACCGGGCAGCCGGGCTGGCGAAGTGAATATGTTGCTTGAGGTCTTTTTGCAAAGCGCAAGCAAAGTGTGTACTACGGTAAGTGAATTACATGTGGTGATCCCCGCTGTCAATGAAGTGCGAAAATCGCAAATTGAAGCCATAGTGTCGGCGTTTAAGAGCTTGCCAGAGTATCCGCAAAACATGCATATTTCAGTGCTTATGCGGCAATCTCGAAATGTTATGATCGCCTCGGATGCTATTCTACTTGCCTCTGGTACTGCGTCACTTGAAGCTATGTTATGTAAGCGTCCAATGGTGGTAGCCTATCGTTTAAAATGGCTTACACATCAAATAATGAAAGCAATGTATAAACCCAATTACTTCTCACTGCCTAATGTGCTAGCAGATAAACCCATTGTGCCTGAATTATTACAAGAACAAGTGAACCCTGAAACCATCTCTGAATATCTGATCCCGATGTTCGCCGGTGATAGCGTAAAGATTCCAGAGGAGTTTGTTGGTTTGCATGAAATGTTAAAACAGGACGCAGATAAACAAGCTGCGGCTGCCGTATTAAAGTTAATTGGTACAGAATATGAGTGA
- the rnhB gene encoding ribonuclease HII → MSEACLIAGVDEVGRGPLVGDVVTAAVILDPQKPILGLNDSKKLSEKKRNVLFNQIIENALCWSVGRASPKEIDQLNILHATMLAMKRAVEGLSIQPDLVQVDGNRCPDWHYASEAIVKGDGSVAEISAASIIAKVTRDREMAELHLRYPEYGFDQHKGYPTKAHLLRLAELGPTEEYRMSFKPVQQILIQHNGVIHAV, encoded by the coding sequence ATGAGTGAGGCTTGCCTTATCGCCGGTGTTGATGAAGTCGGCCGTGGACCTTTGGTGGGAGATGTTGTGACCGCAGCGGTAATATTGGATCCGCAAAAGCCTATTTTAGGATTAAACGATTCCAAAAAACTGAGCGAGAAAAAACGCAACGTATTGTTCAACCAAATTATTGAAAATGCATTATGTTGGTCAGTAGGGCGAGCTAGCCCAAAAGAAATTGATCAGCTGAATATTCTACATGCCACTATGTTGGCTATGAAACGCGCTGTTGAAGGTTTATCAATTCAGCCTGATTTGGTGCAAGTCGATGGTAATCGATGCCCAGATTGGCATTATGCCAGTGAAGCAATCGTTAAAGGCGATGGCAGTGTCGCAGAAATTTCAGCCGCGTCTATTATTGCTAAAGTCACCAGAGATCGGGAGATGGCAGAATTGCATTTACGCTATCCTGAGTATGGTTTTGATCAACATAAAGGCTACCCTACCAAAGCTCATTTGTTACGTTTAGCTGAGCTAGGGCCAACGGAAGAATACCGTATGAGTTTTAAACCTGTGCAACAAATATTGATACAACACAATGGAGTCATCCATGCAGTCTGA
- the dnaE gene encoding DNA polymerase III subunit alpha, giving the protein MQSEATEAPVKFIHLRVHSDYSMMDGLNKIKPILGKVKEMGMPAVAITDQMNMCGLVKYYDAAHANGIKPIIGADFWVQSEELGDEIFRLTLLASNNKGYKNITLLISKAYQRGHVQNRAVIDKQWLLEHKEGVIILSGGLSGDLGQVLTKGNMPLAEQISQFYETHFSDCYYIELNRTGRPGEQEYIQRATDWALDHDLPVVATNEVCFIAKEGFDAHEIRVCIHDGYTLDDKRRPKLYSDQQYLRSPEEMCELFSDIPEALQNTVEIAKRCNVTVTLGEYFLPKFPTGGMSDADYLVKVSWEGLERRLKFLFPDEQERAEKRPEYDERLEIELTVINQMGFPGYFLIVMEFIQWSKDHGIPVGPGRGSGAGSLVAYALDITDLDPLEFDLLFERFLNPERVSMPDFDVDFCMDRRDEVIDHVADMYGRQAVSQIITFGTMAAKAVVRDVGRVLGHPYGFVDRISKLIPSDPGMTLEKAFAVEPRLPELYQQDEDVKDLIDMARILEGVTRNAGKHAGGVVISPTEITDFAPLYCDDEGKNPVTQFDKNDVETAGLVKFDFLGLRTLTIIQWAIDMIAEGRGKQIDITAIPLEDPKSFRTLLNAETTAVFQLESRGMKDLIKRLKPDCFEDIIALVALFRPGPLQSGMVDNFIDRKHGREEISYPDAEYQHECLQEILEPTYGIILYQEQVMQIAQAMAGYSLGGADMLRRAMGKKKPEEMAKQRSVFAEGSKGNNIDPDLAMKIFDLVEKFAGYGFNKSHSAAYALVSYQTLWLKAHYPAEFMAAVMSADMDNTDKIVTLVDECNRMGLTILPPDLNAGQYKFTVDEQGRIVYGIGAIKGVGEGPIEAIIAARKEHTKFSDLFDFCAKVDLKKINKRVLEKLVMAGAMDNLGPHRACIMATLPEAIAAADQHAKAESHGQSDMFGLLTTEPDQVVQAFSNVPEWPEKIWLDGEKETLGLYLTGHPINQYEKELKHYSSARLVDLKPTNKDTTSVAVGLVIGVRVMTNKKGRRWAIVTLDDKSARMDARFFPDMFEKYEELLQPDRILLISGQVSFDDFSGGNTISGRDAMDIVQAREKNVKCLGLEVESDWCNEARVAKLQAILQNYQGGSCPVNMRVVHPDAEMVLAFGAQWYVTPEDQLIYELQQMLPKQAVELQFS; this is encoded by the coding sequence ATGCAGTCTGAAGCCACAGAAGCACCTGTGAAATTTATCCATTTGCGCGTCCATAGTGATTATTCCATGATGGATGGTTTGAATAAGATCAAACCCATTCTTGGAAAGGTCAAAGAAATGGGGATGCCCGCAGTGGCCATTACTGACCAGATGAATATGTGTGGATTGGTAAAATATTATGATGCTGCACATGCCAATGGGATCAAACCAATAATTGGCGCTGATTTTTGGGTACAAAGTGAAGAGTTAGGCGATGAAATATTCAGACTGACCTTGTTGGCAAGCAACAACAAAGGATATAAAAATATTACCTTGCTCATTTCCAAAGCTTATCAGCGTGGGCATGTACAAAATAGAGCGGTAATCGATAAACAATGGCTGCTAGAACACAAAGAAGGCGTGATTATTTTATCTGGTGGCTTGTCCGGTGATCTTGGACAGGTATTAACCAAAGGAAATATGCCTTTAGCAGAGCAAATATCGCAATTTTATGAAACCCATTTTAGCGATTGTTACTATATCGAGTTAAATCGCACTGGCAGACCAGGTGAACAGGAATATATTCAACGAGCGACAGATTGGGCTTTGGACCATGATCTTCCCGTCGTGGCCACAAATGAAGTATGTTTTATCGCTAAAGAGGGATTTGATGCCCATGAAATAAGGGTGTGTATCCATGATGGTTATACCCTCGATGATAAGCGTCGTCCCAAACTTTATAGTGATCAGCAATACCTGCGCAGTCCTGAGGAAATGTGTGAACTGTTTTCCGATATTCCAGAAGCACTGCAAAATACCGTAGAGATAGCCAAGCGTTGTAATGTTACCGTGACGTTGGGCGAATACTTTCTGCCAAAGTTTCCAACCGGTGGAATGTCAGATGCGGATTATCTGGTAAAAGTGTCATGGGAAGGTTTAGAACGACGCTTAAAGTTCCTGTTTCCTGATGAACAAGAGCGAGCTGAAAAACGTCCTGAATACGACGAACGTTTAGAAATTGAATTAACCGTTATCAACCAAATGGGTTTTCCCGGCTACTTCTTGATTGTAATGGAGTTTATTCAGTGGAGTAAAGATCACGGTATCCCGGTGGGACCTGGCCGTGGGTCGGGCGCAGGTTCGCTCGTTGCATATGCACTTGATATTACCGATCTGGATCCCCTAGAGTTTGACTTACTGTTTGAGCGATTCCTGAATCCAGAACGGGTTTCCATGCCCGATTTCGACGTCGATTTTTGCATGGATAGACGTGACGAGGTGATTGACCACGTGGCCGACATGTATGGTCGTCAAGCGGTTTCTCAAATAATAACATTCGGCACCATGGCTGCCAAAGCGGTAGTTCGAGACGTTGGCCGAGTATTAGGGCATCCCTATGGCTTTGTGGATCGCATTTCTAAATTAATACCTTCTGATCCAGGAATGACCTTAGAAAAAGCCTTTGCCGTTGAACCTAGGTTACCTGAGCTTTATCAACAAGATGAAGACGTTAAAGATCTGATTGATATGGCGCGGATTCTGGAAGGGGTTACCCGTAATGCTGGTAAACATGCTGGGGGTGTTGTTATCTCTCCCACTGAAATCACCGACTTCGCGCCGTTATATTGTGATGACGAAGGCAAAAACCCAGTAACTCAGTTTGATAAAAATGATGTCGAAACTGCAGGTTTGGTTAAATTTGACTTTTTGGGCTTGCGTACCTTAACCATTATCCAATGGGCGATCGATATGATTGCTGAGGGTCGTGGCAAACAAATTGATATCACCGCCATTCCATTGGAAGATCCTAAAAGTTTTCGGACTCTATTAAATGCAGAAACAACTGCGGTATTCCAATTGGAATCTCGCGGTATGAAAGACTTGATTAAACGTCTTAAACCAGATTGCTTCGAAGATATTATCGCATTGGTGGCTCTATTTAGACCGGGCCCGCTGCAATCTGGGATGGTTGATAACTTCATCGATAGAAAACACGGCCGAGAAGAGATCTCTTATCCGGATGCAGAATATCAACATGAATGTTTGCAGGAAATTCTTGAGCCAACCTACGGCATTATTCTTTATCAAGAACAAGTAATGCAGATTGCACAAGCCATGGCAGGATACAGCCTAGGTGGCGCAGATATGTTACGTCGTGCGATGGGTAAGAAAAAGCCTGAAGAGATGGCCAAGCAGCGTAGTGTGTTTGCCGAAGGTTCTAAAGGCAATAATATCGATCCTGATCTAGCGATGAAAATATTCGATCTGGTGGAAAAATTCGCGGGTTATGGTTTTAACAAATCTCACTCTGCGGCTTATGCGTTAGTTTCGTATCAAACTTTGTGGCTAAAAGCCCATTATCCTGCCGAGTTTATGGCGGCGGTAATGTCTGCGGATATGGATAATACCGATAAAATAGTCACTTTGGTGGATGAATGTAATCGTATGGGATTAACCATACTGCCACCAGACCTCAACGCGGGCCAATATAAGTTTACGGTAGATGAACAAGGTCGTATTGTTTATGGTATCGGCGCAATAAAAGGGGTAGGGGAAGGTCCTATCGAAGCAATTATCGCTGCCCGTAAAGAACACACTAAATTTTCAGACTTGTTTGATTTTTGTGCTAAAGTTGATCTGAAGAAGATTAACAAACGGGTTCTAGAAAAGTTGGTTATGGCTGGCGCCATGGATAATTTAGGTCCCCATCGAGCCTGTATCATGGCGACCCTACCCGAAGCGATAGCCGCGGCGGATCAGCATGCTAAAGCTGAATCTCATGGGCAATCAGATATGTTTGGTTTGTTAACTACTGAACCTGATCAAGTGGTTCAGGCCTTTTCTAATGTACCGGAATGGCCAGAAAAAATATGGTTGGACGGAGAAAAAGAAACTCTTGGCCTATACTTAACAGGTCACCCAATAAATCAGTACGAAAAAGAGCTAAAACATTATAGTTCTGCTCGTTTGGTAGATTTAAAACCTACCAATAAAGACACTACGTCTGTTGCGGTTGGCTTAGTCATCGGTGTTAGAGTGATGACTAACAAGAAGGGACGTCGTTGGGCGATTGTTACCTTAGATGACAAAAGTGCTCGTATGGATGCGCGCTTTTTCCCTGATATGTTTGAAAAGTACGAGGAGCTTCTTCAACCTGACCGAATTCTATTGATTTCCGGACAGGTCAGCTTTGATGATTTCTCGGGGGGCAATACAATATCAGGCCGTGATGCTATGGATATAGTGCAGGCTCGGGAGAAAAATGTAAAATGCTTAGGGTTAGAAGTAGAATCTGACTGGTGTAACGAAGCAAGAGTAGCTAAACTGCAAGCAATTCTGCAGAATTATCAAGGCGGAAGCTGTCCTGTTAATATGCGGGTTGTTCACCCTGATGCGGAAATGGTTTTAGCATTTGGTGCACAGTGGTACGTGACACCAGAAGACCAATTAATTTATGAATTGCAGCAAATGTTACCCAAACAAGCGGTAGAGCTGCAATTTAGTTGA